One Vigna unguiculata cultivar IT97K-499-35 chromosome 11, ASM411807v1, whole genome shotgun sequence DNA window includes the following coding sequences:
- the LOC114170465 gene encoding senescence-specific cysteine protease SAG39-like translates to MVAKNQFYHISLTLLFCMGFWGFQVTCRTLQDVSMYERHEEWMSRYGIVYKDPQEREKRFRIFKQNVNYIEASNNAANKPYQLGTNQFADLTNEEFVARRNRFKGHMCSSIIRSTTFKYENVTAVPTTVDWRQKGAVTPVKNQGQCGCCWAFSAVAATEGIHALTTGKLISLSEQELVDCDTKGVDQGCEGGLMDDAFKFIIKNHGLNTEANYPYKGVDGKCNAKAEAIDAATITGYEDVPVNNEDALEKAVANQPVSVAIDASGSDFQLYKSGVFTGSCGTELDHGVTAVGYGVSDDGRKYWLVKNSWGTEWGEEGYIRMQRGAAAEEGLCGIAMMASYPTA, encoded by the exons ATGGTTGCAAAAAATCAATTCTATCATATTTCACTGACATTGCTGTTCTGCATGGGATTCTGGGGTTTCCAAGTCACATGTCGCACTCTCCAAGATGTCTCCATGTATGAGAGGCATGAAGAATGGATGAGTCGTTATGGCATAGTGTACAAGGACCCTCAGGAAAGGGAAAAACGTTTCAGAATATTCAAGCAAAATGTGAATTACATCGAAGCCTCCAACAATGCTGCCAATAAACCTTACCAGCTAGGCACTAATCAATTTGCAGACCTCACCAACGAGGAGTTCGTAGCACGCAGAAATAGGTTCAAGGGCCACATGTGTTCCTCAATCATAAGATCAACcacttttaaatatgaaaatgtgacTGCAGTTCCTACCACAGTTGACTGGAGGCAAAAGGGTGCAGTTACACCCGTGAAGAACCAAGGTCAATGTG GATGTTGTTGGGCGTTTTCCGCGGTTGCAGCAACTGAAGGAATTCATGCACTGACTACTGGAAAACTGATCTCTTTGTCTGAACAAGAACTTGTTGATTGTGATACAAAAGGTGTGGACCAGGGTTGTGAAGGTGGTTTAATGGATGATGCTTTCAAATTCATCATTAAAAATCATGGACTCAACACTGAAGCCAATTACCCCTACAAGGGTGTTGATGGAAAATGCAATGCAAAGGCAGAAGCCATCGATGCTGCAACCATTACTGGCTACGAAGATGTCCCTGTTAACAATGAGGACGCCCTTGAGAAAGCTGTTGCAAATCAACCAGTTTCTGTAGCCATTGATGCCAGTGGTTCTGACTTTCAATTGTACAAGAGTGGTGTTTTCACTGGTTCCTGTGGAACTGAGCTGGATCACGGTGTAACTGCTGTGGGATATGGTGTTAGTGATGATGGGAGGAAGTATTGGTTAGTTAAGAATTCATGGGGCACAGAGTGGGGTGAAGAAGGCTACATTCGAATGCAAAGAGGTGCTGCTGCTGAGGAGGGACTATGTGGGATAGCTATGATGGCTTCTTACCCTACTGCATAA
- the LOC114169020 gene encoding auxin-induced protein 6B-like has translation MGFRLPGIRKAISAANQASSKAVDAQKGYLAVYVGEKMKRFMIPVSYLNKPSFQDLLSKAEEEFGYDHPMGGLTIPCSEEIFYHITSCLDGQ, from the coding sequence ATGGGTTTTCGTTTACCTGGAATCAGAAAGGCAATATCTGCAGCAAACCAAGCATCTTCAAAAGCAGTTGATGCACAAAAGGGCTATCTTGCTGTGTATGTGGGAGAGAAAATGAAGCGATTTATGATTCCTGTATCATACTTGAACAAACCTTCCTTCCAAGACTTGTTGAGTAAAGCTGAGGAAGAGTTTGGATATGATCATCCCATGGGTGGCCTCACAATTCCTTGCAGTGAAGAAATCTTCTATCATATAACTTCCTGCTTGGATGGACAATAG